AAGATATCTTCCGTTTGGTAAAAATAGTCGTACTAGCCTACTCGACAGAATTATAccgaaataaaaacagtaacagAAATCAACCCAGTATACATTTCAAAATATACGCGCGCACAATGGCTTCAAACGTGATGTTCTTGTTCACATACATCATTAcaattactacagtattttccTGTCAAGAAGGCTGGTTGTCGTTCCAAGATAGCTGTTACAAGATTGGGTCAAGAAGAAGGTCCTGGGCAAACGCTAGATCAAACTGTTTGGCACTAGGTGCAAACTTGGTTGTGGTCAGGAACCAAGCGGAAAATGACTTTCTTTACAATATGAGAAGCGACCTATGGATAGGCTTATCAGATGTGGAGAGTGAGAGTGACTTCACATGGGTCTCGACAGAATGCAGTCAATATGACAATTTTGAAGCCGCTGAACCAAACAATGATGGTGGAAACGAAGATTGTGTAGAGCTCTACACAACTTCTGGCAAATGGAATGATATTCCTTGTAACTCAACAAGAGCTTATGTGTGTGAAATAAGTAACTTCGAAGACCGGAAACCACCTTCATACGGGTCATCCTGTCcaaatgatattcatcttctCACAAAACCAAATGAAAGAAGACTAAATGTGTATTGGCAACCTCCCGTGTGGACAGACGATTCCTCTTGTTTCTCCAATACCAGTAACACTCATTCTCCTGGTGAAGTAATTGAAATACCAAATGGAGTTTTAGGAAAAACAATCACTGTTGAGTATACGGCAACCGATATGGTTGGACGATCCAATACATGTTCATTCAACATAGCAGTATCAATATTTGCATCCTGTCCAGAAGGCTGGTTGTCGTTCCAAGATAGTTGTTACAAGTTTGAGTCAAGAAGAAGGTCCTGGCCAGACGCTAGATCAAACTGTTTAGAACTAGGTGCAAACTTGGTTGTGGTCAGGAACAAAGCAGAAAATGACTTTCTTTACAATATGGGAAGCGACCTATGGATAGGCCTATCAGATGTGGAGCGTGAGAGTGACTTCACATGGGTCTCGACAGAATGCAGTCAATATGACAATTTTGAAGTCGCTGAACCAAACAATGATGGTGGAATCGAAGATTGTGTAGAGCTCTACACAACTTCTGGCAAATGGAATGATATTCCTTGTAACTCAACAAGAGCTTATGTGTGTGAAATAAGTAACTTCGAAGACCGGAAACCACCTTCATACGGGTCATCCTGTCcaaatgatattcatcttctCACAAAACCAAATGAAAGAAGAGTAAATGTGTTTTGGCAACCTCCCGTGTGGACAGACGATTCCTCTTGTTTCTCCAATACCAGTAACACTCATTCTCCTGGTGAATTAATTGAAATACCAAATGGAGTTTTAGGAGAAATAATGACTGTTGAGTACACGGCAACGGATATGGTTGGACGCTCGAACAAATGTTTATTCAACATAACAGTAGAGCTTAATATTGAAGATGGTCCAACTGGCCAAGTTTACTGGGTAGTGGTAGTGGTAAGCCTATCAGTTACAGTTTTAATCTTGATAGGTATAATAATTAAAGTTGTACGACGAAACCGTGGCAATGAAAAAGAGTCTTCGGCGGTGCATTTCAACATACTAAAAACAGTCGATTAAGCTAGTATCGGTActgttttaattgttttaattgtcgTAGACCTTTATGATATTTTAACTTGCTTTCTAAAAGTTGTTTTAATTCTTATAATGGTTTTATACATGTATGTACTGCGCATTGATTGGATATATGGCGCATTGTAAATGCTTTTATTACccggtattattattattattattattattattattattattattattattatttttattattattattgttattattattattattattattattattattattactgtaaataaaaacaatattttaagaaATTAGATATTTTTACGACGGCTTCGTAAACACGTTTGATATTTTGAAGTTATGATTATAATTTCCAATTGACAAACcagtttaattaataaatatatggtAGACATAAAACTCTATCTCGCATCGTATACTGtttgtatgaataaatatgtatgtttttaaAGCAAATTCGAATTGATTTCAATAACTTTTGTAAAAGTGGGACAGATCTTTGTCAATGAGTTTGACATACAGGCCTAACAACACCGTACTACAGCTGTACAGCCATAAAACGTATTATATGACACTGGTGATGCTCACTGTATTTCTTATTCTCACGTCTCCTttagaaaaaatgttataatatttattatttcaacatGTCATCAGCATGTTTATGCCCGCATATTACCCTTGTCTAGAAAATCAAATCAAGTTTGTTATGTGAATAATTTCATCTTCATTGTCTCTTGTGGCCTCCATTTGCCTTTAGGTGCGTTGGTGAAACTTCTGTCTTGTTTCTTTCTTATACACACAATTATTACTGTGAAGATCCCCTGCGATTAAAGAGACTCAGTTTTTCGTTTTTAAAGTTGAGATGTCGATGAGTGACCCCCACGAAGATATACTATAATCTGACGCGCGTGCTCAAATACACAACGCGTGCGTACAGTTTTCGTTAACTTCGTAAAATGCGCGCTCTCTCTTTCTTCTGTTAAAGACAATTAAGTACAACTTTAAATCTTCACAAGCAAAGAAGTAACGCACCTGTACTACAGatgtatttcatttcatatCTTGCCGCAATATATTTATCTAGCCTGCAGAATACAGAAAATTCGCGAATGATTTTGTTCTTAAAATGATTATTGGCACGTTTTTCAAATCCACCGAGAGTGATGTGTTTgaataatatcaatataaacatCAGTGTCAACATAGAATTATGTCAGAAAGATGATGGGTCGATATGAGTGCATGGCGCTGACAAGTTCACTATCGAACCCACCTATATACAATGTGACCCTTAATTTTTTTATGAGAACCTCTCAAATACAACAAGAAGCGACAAGCAGCAGATAAAgtaaattgtacagtattttattaaaaattaaaatacacttCCTATTTACTAGATAGCTAGTTCTATTGTAAGTTGGTTCCTTGATGTTCAAACCAACTTACCGGGAAATGAGGCAAACAAAGCTATAAAGAAATtcagacatttttattttgtttacaacaTACAGTTAGTCCACGTCGTGCTCTGTTACTCCGCGTATAAACCGGAAACGCGTGTATGTGCGTAATCTCAAAACTGAGCATAGGAAGTGCGTATTCACACTTACGCGGCTGTTGACATGGACGTATCCCCAGCAACGTTTATAAACACGTTGGATACTGTATTCATTTCTTCATTATCTCTCACGATGGCTCAGTATTGTAGAAATATCTCCAGAGTTACAAAGAAAGACTTGATAGTATATTTATCATTCACTTTATGCGGACTTCTTTTTCTTACGATTCTCAATGATATTGTTGGGTATTCGATTGAAAGAACGGATAAAACAACACAGAATATAACTACAACTATACTTGTAAGTACAATCTAGGCAACAATAAGGTGGtgggtctaggcctaggctagcttgTAAGTAGAACGGGGAGTAGAAGTTTGATTAATAGAAGTACTTAGCCGTTAATTTTACCGAATAATACTGACAGTACCGTGTCTTTGGAAAAAGTTACTAAACGACAGAGGGCACTATTCAATTCAACAATTTCATTCACTATTTTTCCCATCTTCGCAGTTGAATCATGTTGTATCATTTTACTTGGCTTTACTTGGTTTCGTTTATAACACCCAAGCTGGAAAAAATTGGAGACACGCTTATAGAGAATGGATAGCAAtaggtaaatatatatatatatatataataaattactagaAATATAACTACTGTTTACATTACACATTGAATAGACTTGACTAGCCTATGTTTGGTTCTTGACGACAGTGTTTGAATTTTGTTTTACTCTTTTAAGGGCAATCACTTTTAAGGACCCACCCCTATAGAAACTAATTATTCTATACGAGAATTATTTGTGATTTTCTTTTGTTGAagtgtataataatatagattCGAAGAATAAAAACGAGCCCTCATATCGGTCGCATGAATTAACATTGtcttataaattttttttagtttccaatTGTTTGGTGTGTATACTCCGTGTTGTGGTGGAGCTCACTTTCATCAACTATCGACCAGAGGAGTACAGGAATTTTAGCGATTCAGGAAAATAGTGTGATGATCCGAAATATCTTCCtctttaaatttcaaataatacAAGAGAATATAATTATAGTGGTATTGCATTGAAATGCATTGCTATGGAAATTTATATACATAACTACTGTGCTGTATTTTACTGAATAAAAACagttttacaaaaattaataggactaagtatgtttttaattatgttcTTATTTAATTACCAGACGACATACAGTATTTCGAGTGGAATTCTAGATATTGTATAACTTTaccttaaaataaaatgtactgcAGCTCGTATAAATCGttaaattacaaatatagtacatttaaatcaaataaaaaatttgtaatttgaaattaaaaaacaatttttacagtatataattatgaataaaactaaaaatgta
The window above is part of the Antedon mediterranea chromosome 10, ecAntMedi1.1, whole genome shotgun sequence genome. Proteins encoded here:
- the LOC140060545 gene encoding macrophage mannose receptor 1-like, which codes for MASNVMFLFTYIITITTVFSCQEGWLSFQDSCYKIGSRRRSWANARSNCLALGANLVVVRNQAENDFLYNMRSDLWIGLSDVESESDFTWVSTECSQYDNFEAAEPNNDGGNEDCVELYTTSGKWNDIPCNSTRAYVCEISNFEDRKPPSYGSSCPNDIHLLTKPNERRLNVYWQPPVWTDDSSCFSNTSNTHSPGEVIEIPNGVLGKTITVEYTATDMVGRSNTCSFNIAVSIFASCPEGWLSFQDSCYKFESRRRSWPDARSNCLELGANLVVVRNKAENDFLYNMGSDLWIGLSDVERESDFTWVSTECSQYDNFEVAEPNNDGGIEDCVELYTTSGKWNDIPCNSTRAYVCEISNFEDRKPPSYGSSCPNDIHLLTKPNERRVNVFWQPPVWTDDSSCFSNTSNTHSPGELIEIPNGVLGEIMTVEYTATDMVGRSNKCLFNITVELNIEDGPTGQVYWVVVVVSLSVTVLILIGIIIKVVRRNRGNEKESSAVHFNILKTVD
- the LOC140061136 gene encoding uncharacterized protein, producing the protein MAQYCRNISRVTKKDLIVYLSFTLCGLLFLTILNDIVGYSIERTDKTTQNITTTILLNHVVSFYLALLGFVYNTQAGKNWRHAYREWIAIVSNCLVCILRVVVELTFINYRPEEYRNFSDSGK